In Rhineura floridana isolate rRhiFlo1 chromosome 22, rRhiFlo1.hap2, whole genome shotgun sequence, a single genomic region encodes these proteins:
- the ARNT gene encoding aryl hydrocarbon receptor nuclear translocator isoform X4 produces MASDVPSLGCASGTPGPSTHSGGGIVQRTNKRKTGLDFDDDGEGNSKFLRCDDDQLPNDKERFARSDDEQSSADKERLARENHSEIERRRRNKMTAYITELSDMVPTCSALARKPDKLTILRMAVSHMKSLRGTGNTSTDGTYKPSFLTDQELKHLILEAADGFLFIVSCETGRVVYVSDSVTPVLNQPQSQWFGSTLYDQVHPDDMDKLREQLSTAENALTGRILDLKTGTVKKEGQQSMRMCMGSRRSFICRMRCGNTTVDPVSMNRLSFMRSRSRNGLGAMKDGEPCFVVVHCTGYIKAWPPAGVSLPDDDPDAGQGSKFCLVAIGRLQVTSSPSCVDMNTVCQPTEFISRHNTDGLFTFVDHRCVATVGYQPQELLGKDIVEFCHPEDQQLLRDSFQQVTATGRALLGLMGVGAHRRPEGRRFPSARLGSISLSASSCFQVVKLKGQVLSVMFRFRSKNREWLWMRTSSFTFQNPYSDEIEYIICTNTHVKNASQDSRPALSNPMQRPQLGPNAGLPLEMSPGQLPTRQPPTQPTEVDVVPGRESLASYDHAQAAVQPVTTAGSDHCKPVEKTENLFGQDRDPRFSEIYSGISPDQTKAVPATAVPASQSLFSQGNGFVAPRPTENFRSSTMGPPVNVIQQQLPPAPHSTSAGQMLAQISRHSNPDQVSGTTWASGTTRPPFTAQQAASQAVKPRPPSFAMGAFQGTPSSFSAMATPGSTALPGRAAYPSLTSRNASFAAGESGQTAAAFQARTAEGVGVWSQWQGQHHGQSSGEAHTQQQQPNQPEVFPDMLSMLGEQGASYNNEEFPELNMFPPFSE; encoded by the exons GTCTGATGATGAGCAGAGTTCAGCGGATAAGGAAAGACTGGCCAG GGAGAACCACAGCGAGATTGAGCGCCGGCGGAGGAACAAGATGACGGCCTACATCACAGAGCTTTCGGACATGGTGCCCACCTGCAGCGCCTTGGCCCGCAAGCCGGACAAGCTCACCATCCTGCGCATGGCCGTCTCGCACATGAAGTCCCTCCGGGGCACTGGGAACACCTCCACCGACGGCACCTACAAGCCTTCCTTCCTCACCGACCAG GAGCTCAAGCACTTGATCCTGGAGGCGGCCGACGGTTTTCTCTTCATCGTGTCCTGCGAGACCGGCCGGGTGGTCTACGTCTCCGACTCGGTGACGCCCGTCCTGAACCAGCCCCAGTCCCAGTGGTTCGGCAGCACACTCTACGACCAGGTGCACCCCGACGACATGGACAAGCTGCGGGAACAGCTGTCCACGGCAGAGAACGCCCTCACGG GCCGCATCCTTGATCTGAAGACTGGAACCGTCAAGAAGGAAGGTCAGCAATCCATGCGGATGTGCATGGGCTCCCGGAGGTCCTTCATCTGCCGAATGAG ATGCGGCAACACCACGGTGGATCCCGTCTCCATGAACCGCCTCAGCTTTATGAGAAGCAGATCCCG GAACGGGTTGGGTGCCATGAAGGACGGCGAGCCTTGTTTTGTTGTGGTCCACTGTACAGGCTACATAAAAGCCTGGCCGCCAGCAG GGGTTTCGCTGCCAGATGACGACCCGGATGCTGGTCAGGGGAGCAAGTTTTGCCTGGTGGCGATCGGCAGGCTGCAG GTCACAAGTTCACCCAGCTGCGTGGATATGAACACCGTGTGCCAGCCGACCGAGTTCATCTCCCGCCACAACACTGATGGGCTCTTCACCTTCGTCGACCACCGCTGCGTGGCCACAGTCGGCTACCAGCCACAG GAACTCCTGGGGAAGGACATAGTGGAATTCTGCCACCCAGAAGACCAGCAGCTTTTGAGGGACAGCTTCCAGCAGGTAACA GCCACCGGCCGTgctttgctgggactgatgggagttggagcccatcgCCGTCCGGAGGGCCGAAGGTTCCCCAGCGCCCGACTTGGATCGATCTCTTTGTCTGCCTCTTCTTGTTTCCAG GTGGTGAAGTTAAAAGGCCAAGTTCTGTCTGTCATGTTCCGTTTCCGGTCCAAGAACCGAGAATGGCTCTGGATGAGAACTAGCTCCTTCACCTTCCAGAACCCCTACTCGGATGAGATAGAGTACATCATCTGTACCAACACCCACGTGAA gaatgccagcCAGGACTCACGGCCTGCATTGTCCAACCCGATGCAGAGGCCCCAGCTGGGCCCAAATGCCGGCCTGCCTTTGGAGATGAGTCCAGGACAGCTGCCGACCAG GCAGCCGCCAACACAGCCGACGGAAGTTgatgtggtccctggaagggaGAGTTTGGCCAGTTACGACCACGCGCAG GCTGCTGTCCAACCGGTGACCACCGCTGGCTCGGACCACTGCAAACCTGTTGAGAAAACAGAGAACCTGTTTGGTCAGGATCGGGACCCTCGTTTCAGCGAAATCTACAGTGGGATCAGCCCAG ACCAGACAAAGGCTGTGCCCGCCACCGCCGTGCCCGCCAGCCAGTCTCTCTTCTCCCAGGGAAACGGTTTTGTCGCTCCACGTCCCACCGAGAACTTCAG GAGCAGCACAATGGGTCCACCCGTGAACGTCATTCAGCAGCAGTTGCCCCCAGCGCCGCACTCTACATCAGCAGGCCAGATGCTGGCCCAGATCTCTCGCCACTCCAATCCCGATCAGGTCTCTGGGACCACCTGGGCTTCCGGGACGACACGGCCGCCTTTCACAGCCCAA CAAGCGGCTTCCCAGGCTGTTAAGCCTCGACCTCCTTCCTTTGCCATGGGCGCTTTCCAGGGCACGCCGTCCTCCTTCAGCGCCATGGCAACTCCCGGCTCCACGGCTTTGCCAGGCAGGGCCGCCTACCCGAGCCTCACCAGCCGGAACGCCAGCTTTG CAGCCGGAGAGAGTGGGCAGACCGCAGCTGCGTTCCAAGCCCGGACAGCAGAGGGGGTTGGCGTTTGGTCACAGTGGCAGGGTCAGCACCACGGACAGAGCTCAGGTGAAGCACacacccagcagcagcagccaaaccAGCCAGAAGTCTTCCCG GACATGTTATCCATGCTGGGAGAACAGGGAGCCAGCTACAACAATGAAGAATTTCCCGAGTTGAATATGTTCCCTCCCTTTTCGGAATAA
- the ARNT gene encoding aryl hydrocarbon receptor nuclear translocator isoform X6, which translates to MATAAAGQEMASDVPSLGCASGTPGPSTHSGGGIVQRTNKRKTGLDFDDDGEGNSKFLRCDDDQLPNDKERFARSDDEQSSADKERLARENHSEIERRRRNKMTAYITELSDMVPTCSALARKPDKLTILRMAVSHMKSLRGTGNTSTDGTYKPSFLTDQELKHLILEAADGFLFIVSCETGRVVYVSDSVTPVLNQPQSQWFGSTLYDQVHPDDMDKLREQLSTAENALTGRILDLKTGTVKKEGQQSMRMCMGSRRSFICRMRCGNTTVDPVSMNRLSFMRSRSRNGLGAMKDGEPCFVVVHCTGYIKAWPPAGVSLPDDDPDAGQGSKFCLVAIGRLQVTSSPSCVDMNTVCQPTEFISRHNTDGLFTFVDHRCVATVGYQPQELLGKDIVEFCHPEDQQLLRDSFQQVTVVKLKGQVLSVMFRFRSKNREWLWMRTSSFTFQNPYSDEIEYIICTNTHVKNASQDSRPALSNPMQRPQLGPNAGLPLEMSPGQLPTRQPPTQPTEVDVVPGRESLASYDHAQAAVQPVTTAGSDHCKPVEKTENLFGQDRDPRFSEIYSGISPDQTKAVPATAVPASQSLFSQGNGFVAPRPTENFRSSTMGPPVNVIQQQLPPAPHSTSAGQMLAQISRHSNPDQVSGTTWASGTTRPPFTAQQAASQAVKPRPPSFAMGAFQGTPSSFSAMATPGSTALPGRAAYPSLTSRNASFAAGESGQTAAAFQARTAEGVGVWSQWQGQHHGQSSGEAHTQQQQPNQPEVFPDMLSMLGEQGASYNNEEFPELNMFPPFSE; encoded by the exons GTCTGATGATGAGCAGAGTTCAGCGGATAAGGAAAGACTGGCCAG GGAGAACCACAGCGAGATTGAGCGCCGGCGGAGGAACAAGATGACGGCCTACATCACAGAGCTTTCGGACATGGTGCCCACCTGCAGCGCCTTGGCCCGCAAGCCGGACAAGCTCACCATCCTGCGCATGGCCGTCTCGCACATGAAGTCCCTCCGGGGCACTGGGAACACCTCCACCGACGGCACCTACAAGCCTTCCTTCCTCACCGACCAG GAGCTCAAGCACTTGATCCTGGAGGCGGCCGACGGTTTTCTCTTCATCGTGTCCTGCGAGACCGGCCGGGTGGTCTACGTCTCCGACTCGGTGACGCCCGTCCTGAACCAGCCCCAGTCCCAGTGGTTCGGCAGCACACTCTACGACCAGGTGCACCCCGACGACATGGACAAGCTGCGGGAACAGCTGTCCACGGCAGAGAACGCCCTCACGG GCCGCATCCTTGATCTGAAGACTGGAACCGTCAAGAAGGAAGGTCAGCAATCCATGCGGATGTGCATGGGCTCCCGGAGGTCCTTCATCTGCCGAATGAG ATGCGGCAACACCACGGTGGATCCCGTCTCCATGAACCGCCTCAGCTTTATGAGAAGCAGATCCCG GAACGGGTTGGGTGCCATGAAGGACGGCGAGCCTTGTTTTGTTGTGGTCCACTGTACAGGCTACATAAAAGCCTGGCCGCCAGCAG GGGTTTCGCTGCCAGATGACGACCCGGATGCTGGTCAGGGGAGCAAGTTTTGCCTGGTGGCGATCGGCAGGCTGCAG GTCACAAGTTCACCCAGCTGCGTGGATATGAACACCGTGTGCCAGCCGACCGAGTTCATCTCCCGCCACAACACTGATGGGCTCTTCACCTTCGTCGACCACCGCTGCGTGGCCACAGTCGGCTACCAGCCACAG GAACTCCTGGGGAAGGACATAGTGGAATTCTGCCACCCAGAAGACCAGCAGCTTTTGAGGGACAGCTTCCAGCAGGTAACA GTGGTGAAGTTAAAAGGCCAAGTTCTGTCTGTCATGTTCCGTTTCCGGTCCAAGAACCGAGAATGGCTCTGGATGAGAACTAGCTCCTTCACCTTCCAGAACCCCTACTCGGATGAGATAGAGTACATCATCTGTACCAACACCCACGTGAA gaatgccagcCAGGACTCACGGCCTGCATTGTCCAACCCGATGCAGAGGCCCCAGCTGGGCCCAAATGCCGGCCTGCCTTTGGAGATGAGTCCAGGACAGCTGCCGACCAG GCAGCCGCCAACACAGCCGACGGAAGTTgatgtggtccctggaagggaGAGTTTGGCCAGTTACGACCACGCGCAG GCTGCTGTCCAACCGGTGACCACCGCTGGCTCGGACCACTGCAAACCTGTTGAGAAAACAGAGAACCTGTTTGGTCAGGATCGGGACCCTCGTTTCAGCGAAATCTACAGTGGGATCAGCCCAG ACCAGACAAAGGCTGTGCCCGCCACCGCCGTGCCCGCCAGCCAGTCTCTCTTCTCCCAGGGAAACGGTTTTGTCGCTCCACGTCCCACCGAGAACTTCAG GAGCAGCACAATGGGTCCACCCGTGAACGTCATTCAGCAGCAGTTGCCCCCAGCGCCGCACTCTACATCAGCAGGCCAGATGCTGGCCCAGATCTCTCGCCACTCCAATCCCGATCAGGTCTCTGGGACCACCTGGGCTTCCGGGACGACACGGCCGCCTTTCACAGCCCAA CAAGCGGCTTCCCAGGCTGTTAAGCCTCGACCTCCTTCCTTTGCCATGGGCGCTTTCCAGGGCACGCCGTCCTCCTTCAGCGCCATGGCAACTCCCGGCTCCACGGCTTTGCCAGGCAGGGCCGCCTACCCGAGCCTCACCAGCCGGAACGCCAGCTTTG CAGCCGGAGAGAGTGGGCAGACCGCAGCTGCGTTCCAAGCCCGGACAGCAGAGGGGGTTGGCGTTTGGTCACAGTGGCAGGGTCAGCACCACGGACAGAGCTCAGGTGAAGCACacacccagcagcagcagccaaaccAGCCAGAAGTCTTCCCG GACATGTTATCCATGCTGGGAGAACAGGGAGCCAGCTACAACAATGAAGAATTTCCCGAGTTGAATATGTTCCCTCCCTTTTCGGAATAA
- the ARNT gene encoding aryl hydrocarbon receptor nuclear translocator isoform X7, whose protein sequence is MATAAAGQEMASDVPSLGCASGTPGPSTHSGGGIVQRTNKRKTGLDFDDDGEGNSKFLRCDDDQLPNDKERFARSDDEQSSADKERLARENHSEIERRRRNKMTAYITELSDMVPTCSALARKPDKLTILRMAVSHMKSLRGTGNTSTDGTYKPSFLTDQELKHLILEAADGFLFIVSCETGRVVYVSDSVTPVLNQPQSQWFGSTLYDQVHPDDMDKLREQLSTAENALTGRILDLKTGTVKKEGQQSMRMCMGSRRSFICRMRCGNTTVDPVSMNRLSFMRSRSRNGLGAMKDGEPCFVVVHCTGYIKAWPPAGVSLPDDDPDAGQGSKFCLVAIGRLQVTSSPSCVDMNTVCQPTEFISRHNTDGLFTFVDHRCVATVGYQPQELLGKDIVEFCHPEDQQLLRDSFQQVVKLKGQVLSVMFRFRSKNREWLWMRTSSFTFQNPYSDEIEYIICTNTHVKNASQDSRPALSNPMQRPQLGPNAGLPLEMSPGQLPTRQPPTQPTEVDVVPGRESLASYDHAQAAVQPVTTAGSDHCKPVEKTENLFGQDRDPRFSEIYSGISPDQTKAVPATAVPASQSLFSQGNGFVAPRPTENFRSSTMGPPVNVIQQQLPPAPHSTSAGQMLAQISRHSNPDQVSGTTWASGTTRPPFTAQQAASQAVKPRPPSFAMGAFQGTPSSFSAMATPGSTALPGRAAYPSLTSRNASFAAGESGQTAAAFQARTAEGVGVWSQWQGQHHGQSSGEAHTQQQQPNQPEVFPDMLSMLGEQGASYNNEEFPELNMFPPFSE, encoded by the exons GTCTGATGATGAGCAGAGTTCAGCGGATAAGGAAAGACTGGCCAG GGAGAACCACAGCGAGATTGAGCGCCGGCGGAGGAACAAGATGACGGCCTACATCACAGAGCTTTCGGACATGGTGCCCACCTGCAGCGCCTTGGCCCGCAAGCCGGACAAGCTCACCATCCTGCGCATGGCCGTCTCGCACATGAAGTCCCTCCGGGGCACTGGGAACACCTCCACCGACGGCACCTACAAGCCTTCCTTCCTCACCGACCAG GAGCTCAAGCACTTGATCCTGGAGGCGGCCGACGGTTTTCTCTTCATCGTGTCCTGCGAGACCGGCCGGGTGGTCTACGTCTCCGACTCGGTGACGCCCGTCCTGAACCAGCCCCAGTCCCAGTGGTTCGGCAGCACACTCTACGACCAGGTGCACCCCGACGACATGGACAAGCTGCGGGAACAGCTGTCCACGGCAGAGAACGCCCTCACGG GCCGCATCCTTGATCTGAAGACTGGAACCGTCAAGAAGGAAGGTCAGCAATCCATGCGGATGTGCATGGGCTCCCGGAGGTCCTTCATCTGCCGAATGAG ATGCGGCAACACCACGGTGGATCCCGTCTCCATGAACCGCCTCAGCTTTATGAGAAGCAGATCCCG GAACGGGTTGGGTGCCATGAAGGACGGCGAGCCTTGTTTTGTTGTGGTCCACTGTACAGGCTACATAAAAGCCTGGCCGCCAGCAG GGGTTTCGCTGCCAGATGACGACCCGGATGCTGGTCAGGGGAGCAAGTTTTGCCTGGTGGCGATCGGCAGGCTGCAG GTCACAAGTTCACCCAGCTGCGTGGATATGAACACCGTGTGCCAGCCGACCGAGTTCATCTCCCGCCACAACACTGATGGGCTCTTCACCTTCGTCGACCACCGCTGCGTGGCCACAGTCGGCTACCAGCCACAG GAACTCCTGGGGAAGGACATAGTGGAATTCTGCCACCCAGAAGACCAGCAGCTTTTGAGGGACAGCTTCCAGCAG GTGGTGAAGTTAAAAGGCCAAGTTCTGTCTGTCATGTTCCGTTTCCGGTCCAAGAACCGAGAATGGCTCTGGATGAGAACTAGCTCCTTCACCTTCCAGAACCCCTACTCGGATGAGATAGAGTACATCATCTGTACCAACACCCACGTGAA gaatgccagcCAGGACTCACGGCCTGCATTGTCCAACCCGATGCAGAGGCCCCAGCTGGGCCCAAATGCCGGCCTGCCTTTGGAGATGAGTCCAGGACAGCTGCCGACCAG GCAGCCGCCAACACAGCCGACGGAAGTTgatgtggtccctggaagggaGAGTTTGGCCAGTTACGACCACGCGCAG GCTGCTGTCCAACCGGTGACCACCGCTGGCTCGGACCACTGCAAACCTGTTGAGAAAACAGAGAACCTGTTTGGTCAGGATCGGGACCCTCGTTTCAGCGAAATCTACAGTGGGATCAGCCCAG ACCAGACAAAGGCTGTGCCCGCCACCGCCGTGCCCGCCAGCCAGTCTCTCTTCTCCCAGGGAAACGGTTTTGTCGCTCCACGTCCCACCGAGAACTTCAG GAGCAGCACAATGGGTCCACCCGTGAACGTCATTCAGCAGCAGTTGCCCCCAGCGCCGCACTCTACATCAGCAGGCCAGATGCTGGCCCAGATCTCTCGCCACTCCAATCCCGATCAGGTCTCTGGGACCACCTGGGCTTCCGGGACGACACGGCCGCCTTTCACAGCCCAA CAAGCGGCTTCCCAGGCTGTTAAGCCTCGACCTCCTTCCTTTGCCATGGGCGCTTTCCAGGGCACGCCGTCCTCCTTCAGCGCCATGGCAACTCCCGGCTCCACGGCTTTGCCAGGCAGGGCCGCCTACCCGAGCCTCACCAGCCGGAACGCCAGCTTTG CAGCCGGAGAGAGTGGGCAGACCGCAGCTGCGTTCCAAGCCCGGACAGCAGAGGGGGTTGGCGTTTGGTCACAGTGGCAGGGTCAGCACCACGGACAGAGCTCAGGTGAAGCACacacccagcagcagcagccaaaccAGCCAGAAGTCTTCCCG GACATGTTATCCATGCTGGGAGAACAGGGAGCCAGCTACAACAATGAAGAATTTCCCGAGTTGAATATGTTCCCTCCCTTTTCGGAATAA
- the ARNT gene encoding aryl hydrocarbon receptor nuclear translocator isoform X1, with the protein MATAAAGQEMASDVPSLGCASGTPGPSTHSGGGIVQRTNKRKTGLDFDDDGEGNSKFLRCDDDQLPNDKERFARSDDEQSSADKERLARENHSEIERRRRNKMTAYITELSDMVPTCSALARKPDKLTILRMAVSHMKSLRGTGNTSTDGTYKPSFLTDQELKHLILEAADGFLFIVSCETGRVVYVSDSVTPVLNQPQSQWFGSTLYDQVHPDDMDKLREQLSTAENALTGRILDLKTGTVKKEGQQSMRMCMGSRRSFICRMRCGNTTVDPVSMNRLSFMRSRSRNGLGAMKDGEPCFVVVHCTGYIKAWPPAGVSLPDDDPDAGQGSKFCLVAIGRLQVTSSPSCVDMNTVCQPTEFISRHNTDGLFTFVDHRCVATVGYQPQELLGKDIVEFCHPEDQQLLRDSFQQVTATGRALLGLMGVGAHRRPEGRRFPSARLGSISLSASSCFQVVKLKGQVLSVMFRFRSKNREWLWMRTSSFTFQNPYSDEIEYIICTNTHVKNASQDSRPALSNPMQRPQLGPNAGLPLEMSPGQLPTRQPPTQPTEVDVVPGRESLASYDHAQAAVQPVTTAGSDHCKPVEKTENLFGQDRDPRFSEIYSGISPDQTKAVPATAVPASQSLFSQGNGFVAPRPTENFRSSTMGPPVNVIQQQLPPAPHSTSAGQMLAQISRHSNPDQVSGTTWASGTTRPPFTAQQAASQAVKPRPPSFAMGAFQGTPSSFSAMATPGSTALPGRAAYPSLTSRNASFAAGESGQTAAAFQARTAEGVGVWSQWQGQHHGQSSGEAHTQQQQPNQPEVFPDMLSMLGEQGASYNNEEFPELNMFPPFSE; encoded by the exons GTCTGATGATGAGCAGAGTTCAGCGGATAAGGAAAGACTGGCCAG GGAGAACCACAGCGAGATTGAGCGCCGGCGGAGGAACAAGATGACGGCCTACATCACAGAGCTTTCGGACATGGTGCCCACCTGCAGCGCCTTGGCCCGCAAGCCGGACAAGCTCACCATCCTGCGCATGGCCGTCTCGCACATGAAGTCCCTCCGGGGCACTGGGAACACCTCCACCGACGGCACCTACAAGCCTTCCTTCCTCACCGACCAG GAGCTCAAGCACTTGATCCTGGAGGCGGCCGACGGTTTTCTCTTCATCGTGTCCTGCGAGACCGGCCGGGTGGTCTACGTCTCCGACTCGGTGACGCCCGTCCTGAACCAGCCCCAGTCCCAGTGGTTCGGCAGCACACTCTACGACCAGGTGCACCCCGACGACATGGACAAGCTGCGGGAACAGCTGTCCACGGCAGAGAACGCCCTCACGG GCCGCATCCTTGATCTGAAGACTGGAACCGTCAAGAAGGAAGGTCAGCAATCCATGCGGATGTGCATGGGCTCCCGGAGGTCCTTCATCTGCCGAATGAG ATGCGGCAACACCACGGTGGATCCCGTCTCCATGAACCGCCTCAGCTTTATGAGAAGCAGATCCCG GAACGGGTTGGGTGCCATGAAGGACGGCGAGCCTTGTTTTGTTGTGGTCCACTGTACAGGCTACATAAAAGCCTGGCCGCCAGCAG GGGTTTCGCTGCCAGATGACGACCCGGATGCTGGTCAGGGGAGCAAGTTTTGCCTGGTGGCGATCGGCAGGCTGCAG GTCACAAGTTCACCCAGCTGCGTGGATATGAACACCGTGTGCCAGCCGACCGAGTTCATCTCCCGCCACAACACTGATGGGCTCTTCACCTTCGTCGACCACCGCTGCGTGGCCACAGTCGGCTACCAGCCACAG GAACTCCTGGGGAAGGACATAGTGGAATTCTGCCACCCAGAAGACCAGCAGCTTTTGAGGGACAGCTTCCAGCAGGTAACA GCCACCGGCCGTgctttgctgggactgatgggagttggagcccatcgCCGTCCGGAGGGCCGAAGGTTCCCCAGCGCCCGACTTGGATCGATCTCTTTGTCTGCCTCTTCTTGTTTCCAG GTGGTGAAGTTAAAAGGCCAAGTTCTGTCTGTCATGTTCCGTTTCCGGTCCAAGAACCGAGAATGGCTCTGGATGAGAACTAGCTCCTTCACCTTCCAGAACCCCTACTCGGATGAGATAGAGTACATCATCTGTACCAACACCCACGTGAA gaatgccagcCAGGACTCACGGCCTGCATTGTCCAACCCGATGCAGAGGCCCCAGCTGGGCCCAAATGCCGGCCTGCCTTTGGAGATGAGTCCAGGACAGCTGCCGACCAG GCAGCCGCCAACACAGCCGACGGAAGTTgatgtggtccctggaagggaGAGTTTGGCCAGTTACGACCACGCGCAG GCTGCTGTCCAACCGGTGACCACCGCTGGCTCGGACCACTGCAAACCTGTTGAGAAAACAGAGAACCTGTTTGGTCAGGATCGGGACCCTCGTTTCAGCGAAATCTACAGTGGGATCAGCCCAG ACCAGACAAAGGCTGTGCCCGCCACCGCCGTGCCCGCCAGCCAGTCTCTCTTCTCCCAGGGAAACGGTTTTGTCGCTCCACGTCCCACCGAGAACTTCAG GAGCAGCACAATGGGTCCACCCGTGAACGTCATTCAGCAGCAGTTGCCCCCAGCGCCGCACTCTACATCAGCAGGCCAGATGCTGGCCCAGATCTCTCGCCACTCCAATCCCGATCAGGTCTCTGGGACCACCTGGGCTTCCGGGACGACACGGCCGCCTTTCACAGCCCAA CAAGCGGCTTCCCAGGCTGTTAAGCCTCGACCTCCTTCCTTTGCCATGGGCGCTTTCCAGGGCACGCCGTCCTCCTTCAGCGCCATGGCAACTCCCGGCTCCACGGCTTTGCCAGGCAGGGCCGCCTACCCGAGCCTCACCAGCCGGAACGCCAGCTTTG CAGCCGGAGAGAGTGGGCAGACCGCAGCTGCGTTCCAAGCCCGGACAGCAGAGGGGGTTGGCGTTTGGTCACAGTGGCAGGGTCAGCACCACGGACAGAGCTCAGGTGAAGCACacacccagcagcagcagccaaaccAGCCAGAAGTCTTCCCG GACATGTTATCCATGCTGGGAGAACAGGGAGCCAGCTACAACAATGAAGAATTTCCCGAGTTGAATATGTTCCCTCCCTTTTCGGAATAA